In Polynucleobacter sp. MWH-S4W17, a genomic segment contains:
- a CDS encoding alpha-hydroxy acid oxidase gives MAIITNIEDLRVLHQKRTPKMFYDYADSGSWTESTYRANESDFQKIKLRQRVAVNMTNRTTKTTMVGQEVAMPVALAPTGLTGMQHADGEILAAKAAEKFGVPFCLSTMSICSIEDVAEHTTKPFWFQLYVMKDRGFIERLIERAKAAKCSALVLTLDLQILGQRHKDLKNGLSAPPKLTIANMINMATKPRWCLGMAMTPRRTFRNIVGHATGVGNMSSLSSWTAEQFDPGLNWGDVEWIKKLWGGKLIIKGILDEGDARLAANSGADALIVSNHGGRQLDGAISSIQALPGIVNAVGKDIEVWMDGGIRSGQDVLKAWALGARGTMIGRPFLYGLGAMGEAGVTKCLELIHNELDITMAFTGHRDIQNVTKDILYPGTF, from the coding sequence GTGGCAATCATTACCAATATAGAAGACTTGCGGGTCCTCCATCAAAAGCGCACCCCCAAGATGTTCTACGATTATGCAGACTCAGGATCGTGGACTGAGTCAACATACCGCGCCAATGAATCCGATTTTCAAAAGATTAAATTGCGTCAGCGTGTAGCGGTCAATATGACTAACCGCACTACTAAGACAACCATGGTTGGTCAAGAAGTTGCCATGCCGGTGGCACTGGCACCTACAGGCCTTACTGGCATGCAACATGCCGATGGTGAAATTTTGGCAGCCAAGGCTGCTGAAAAGTTTGGTGTGCCATTTTGCTTATCTACTATGAGTATTTGCTCAATTGAAGATGTAGCGGAGCACACTACAAAACCCTTTTGGTTCCAACTTTATGTCATGAAAGATCGCGGCTTTATTGAGCGTTTGATTGAGCGCGCTAAAGCAGCCAAATGTTCAGCACTGGTTTTAACTTTGGATTTGCAAATCTTAGGTCAACGTCATAAGGACCTAAAGAATGGTCTGTCCGCACCTCCTAAGCTGACAATTGCCAATATGATCAATATGGCGACTAAGCCCCGCTGGTGCTTGGGTATGGCTATGACACCACGTAGAACCTTCCGCAATATTGTTGGTCACGCTACTGGTGTCGGTAATATGTCTTCACTGTCCTCTTGGACTGCAGAACAATTTGACCCGGGCCTCAATTGGGGTGATGTGGAATGGATTAAAAAACTCTGGGGCGGAAAATTAATTATCAAAGGCATCCTAGATGAAGGTGATGCGCGCTTAGCGGCAAACTCTGGCGCCGATGCTTTAATTGTTTCTAACCATGGTGGCCGTCAATTAGATGGTGCGATTTCTAGTATTCAGGCTTTACCTGGAATTGTGAATGCCGTTGGCAAAGATATTGAAGTGTGGATGGACGGCGGCATTCGCTCGGGTCAAGATGTTTTAAAAGCATGGGCCTTGGGTGCGCGCGGCACGATGATTGGCCGCCCATTCCTATATGGCTTAGGCGCCATGGGTGAAGCTGGTGTCACTAAGTGTTTAGAGTTAATTCACAATGAGTTGGATATCACCATGGCATTCACAGGCCATCGCGATATTCAGAATGTGACTAAAGATATTTTGTATCCAGGAACCTTTTAA
- a CDS encoding DMT family transporter — protein MYQLNFATIAYLLIATALWAGNAIAGRVLVGSISPITLSAVRWGLAALLLLPLGWRVLMPGSALWQNKKRFLLLGLFGVGSYNVLLYLALQTSTAINVTLIGASMPIWMLFIGAVFYQVKPSILQMIGAVVSLLGVGIVLTRGDLAALLSMQLVVGDLLIMLATILWAFYSWMLSRPGSSSERQWPWAEFLMAQVTVGLLWTGFFDGFEIAAGHAFLDLNWWTASLIVFVAIGPSLIAYRCWGLGVNGAGPTVAAFFANFIPLFTALLSAAILGEPPQLFHGLAFGLIVAGIVISSKKEK, from the coding sequence ATGTACCAACTGAATTTCGCCACAATTGCCTACTTGCTCATAGCCACCGCTTTATGGGCGGGTAATGCAATCGCCGGGCGAGTATTGGTTGGAAGTATCTCCCCTATTACCTTAAGTGCGGTCCGCTGGGGATTAGCCGCCTTACTTTTGCTTCCTTTGGGTTGGCGTGTGCTGATGCCGGGAAGTGCCTTATGGCAAAACAAGAAACGTTTCCTTCTCTTGGGTTTATTCGGGGTAGGTAGTTACAACGTACTGTTATATCTCGCTCTTCAAACATCTACCGCTATTAACGTCACCTTGATCGGCGCTAGCATGCCAATCTGGATGCTATTCATTGGTGCAGTGTTTTATCAAGTAAAGCCTAGCATCTTGCAGATGATTGGCGCAGTGGTGAGCTTATTAGGTGTGGGTATTGTGCTTACCCGTGGAGATCTAGCGGCCTTACTGTCTATGCAATTAGTAGTGGGCGATCTTTTAATTATGTTGGCCACAATCTTGTGGGCTTTTTATAGCTGGATGTTGAGTCGTCCGGGTTCTAGTTCAGAGCGTCAATGGCCATGGGCTGAATTTTTAATGGCGCAAGTAACTGTGGGTCTGTTGTGGACGGGATTTTTTGATGGTTTTGAAATTGCAGCTGGGCATGCTTTTCTGGATCTCAATTGGTGGACCGCCTCTTTAATTGTCTTCGTGGCAATTGGCCCGTCCTTAATTGCTTATCGTTGCTGGGGCCTAGGTGTGAATGGGGCGGGGCCTACGGTTGCCGCCTTTTTTGCTAATTTCATACCCTTATTTACTGCGCTGTTATCGGCCGCCATTCTGGGTGAACCCCCCCAACTATTTCATGGGCTCGCCTTTGGTCTGATTGTGGCGGGTATTGTTATTTCCTCGAAAAAGGAAAAGTAA
- a CDS encoding aminotransferase class V-fold PLP-dependent enzyme has protein sequence MPGLLPNVDPDGLLEFSVVYTDRSLNHMSEEFKRVMVDISSVLKDAYNASSAVIVPGSGTFGMEAVARQFANNEKCLVLRNGWFSYRWTQIFDLANITKDVTVIKGHQLEDSTQGVFAPAPIEEVVAFIKKEKPAVVFAPHVETSAGIILPDDYLKAVGEAVRSVNGLFVLDCIASGAMWVDMKACNVDVLITAPQKGWSSSPCCALIALGDRARERIDATQSSSFSMDLKKWLQIMEAYEKGGHVYHTTMPTDALKILRNVMKETQSLGFAALKDKQVELGTKVRNLLVSQGYSSVAAKGFQAPGVVVSYTKDPDIQSGKKFIALGMQTAAGVPLQCDERADFRTFRLGLFGLEKLANVDRTVGHLATALEKITETEAQPA, from the coding sequence ATGCCAGGCTTACTCCCCAATGTTGATCCAGATGGTTTATTAGAGTTCTCGGTTGTTTACACCGACCGCTCCTTAAATCACATGTCTGAAGAGTTCAAGCGCGTGATGGTCGACATTTCGAGTGTCCTTAAGGATGCTTATAACGCTAGCTCTGCAGTCATCGTGCCTGGTAGCGGAACTTTTGGTATGGAGGCGGTAGCTCGCCAATTCGCTAACAATGAAAAATGCTTAGTCTTACGTAATGGCTGGTTTAGCTATCGCTGGACGCAAATCTTTGATTTGGCCAACATTACTAAAGACGTGACGGTTATCAAAGGGCATCAATTAGAAGATTCAACGCAGGGTGTATTTGCACCAGCTCCAATAGAAGAAGTAGTTGCCTTCATCAAGAAAGAAAAACCAGCGGTAGTATTTGCGCCGCACGTAGAAACTTCTGCTGGCATTATTCTTCCGGATGATTACCTCAAAGCAGTCGGTGAAGCAGTGCGTTCTGTAAATGGTTTGTTTGTATTGGATTGCATTGCTTCTGGTGCAATGTGGGTTGATATGAAAGCTTGTAATGTCGATGTATTAATTACTGCACCTCAAAAAGGTTGGAGTAGTTCCCCATGCTGCGCATTGATCGCTCTAGGTGATCGTGCACGTGAGCGCATTGATGCAACCCAAAGCAGCAGTTTTTCTATGGATCTCAAAAAGTGGCTGCAGATCATGGAAGCATATGAAAAGGGTGGTCATGTGTATCACACCACCATGCCGACTGATGCCTTAAAGATTCTGCGTAATGTGATGAAAGAGACTCAGTCACTTGGCTTCGCAGCATTGAAGGATAAGCAAGTAGAGTTGGGCACAAAAGTGCGCAACCTATTAGTTTCTCAAGGCTATAGTTCTGTTGCCGCCAAGGGCTTTCAAGCTCCTGGGGTAGTTGTTAGCTACACCAAGGACCCTGATATTCAATCTGGTAAGAAGTTTATTGCTCTGGGTATGCAAACTGCTGCAGGCGTTCCCTTGCAGTGTGACGAGCGTGCAGATTTCCGCACCTTCCGCCTTGGATTGTTTGGTTTAGAGAAGTTGGCGAATGTTGATCGTACAGTTGGACATCTCGCTACCGCATTAGAAAAAATTACCGAGACTGAAGCGCAGCCTGCGTAA
- a CDS encoding cytochrome b, whose protein sequence is MPKTKYHPASIFFHWLVFFLVVAAFAVIELKGQFPKGSEPRELCKSIHGVIGQLIFIAMALRLIIRLTYGVPEPTNPKTLFISLAKVMHWLLYALLLISPIFGILYFQYGGKEIYFFGLVWPQLVTPNPEMKKVVEGIHEFLGNSLYFLIGIHALAGLWQHYVVKDDTLRRMLNKVDA, encoded by the coding sequence ATGCCTAAAACCAAATACCACCCAGCCTCCATATTCTTCCATTGGCTTGTCTTCTTCCTAGTTGTCGCTGCTTTTGCAGTGATTGAGCTCAAAGGACAATTTCCCAAAGGCAGCGAGCCTCGTGAGCTGTGCAAATCAATTCATGGCGTTATTGGACAGCTCATTTTTATAGCTATGGCTCTTCGCCTCATCATCCGTTTGACTTATGGTGTTCCCGAGCCCACAAACCCAAAGACTTTGTTCATCTCATTAGCCAAGGTCATGCATTGGCTGCTGTATGCCCTGCTCTTGATATCGCCTATTTTTGGCATCCTGTATTTTCAGTATGGCGGCAAAGAAATCTACTTTTTTGGCCTGGTGTGGCCTCAACTAGTCACCCCTAATCCAGAGATGAAAAAAGTAGTTGAAGGCATCCATGAATTCCTAGGAAACTCGCTCTACTTTTTGATTGGCATTCATGCTTTAGCAGGCTTGTGGCAACATTACGTCGTAAAGGACGATACACTTCGTCGTATGTTGAATAAAGTTGATGCTTAA
- a CDS encoding rubrerythrin family protein: MTRPEIKTIQNLESAFAGESMAHIKYRYFAKLARAAGDEETAKIFEATADQEVMHAFGHLDLLYPAGTITPARALEIAIEGETYEYTEMYPSFRETAVQEGNAAAIQEIDEQIAESKEHAEQFQALLAKAAKRFAALANVEERHANHYKQALEKAKGFAAQ, from the coding sequence ATGACACGTCCAGAAATCAAAACTATCCAAAACTTAGAGTCCGCCTTCGCCGGCGAATCTATGGCTCATATCAAGTATCGTTATTTTGCAAAATTAGCTCGCGCTGCTGGTGACGAAGAAACCGCAAAGATCTTTGAAGCTACCGCTGACCAAGAAGTGATGCATGCCTTTGGCCACTTAGATTTACTCTACCCCGCTGGCACCATTACTCCTGCACGTGCCTTGGAGATTGCTATTGAAGGCGAAACCTATGAATACACCGAAATGTATCCATCCTTTCGGGAAACAGCAGTTCAAGAAGGCAATGCTGCAGCCATACAAGAAATCGATGAGCAAATTGCGGAATCTAAAGAGCATGCTGAGCAATTTCAGGCGTTATTGGCAAAAGCAGCAAAACGCTTCGCTGCGTTGGCAAACGTTGAAGAGCGTCATGCAAACCATTACAAGCAGGCTTTGGAAAAAGCAAAGGGTTTTGCGGCCCAATAA
- a CDS encoding rubredoxin: protein MKTYQCIVCGYIYDEAKGIPEDGIPAGTLWADVPEDWECPDCGVAKADFEMVQVS from the coding sequence ATGAAAACTTACCAATGTATCGTGTGCGGCTATATTTATGACGAAGCAAAAGGAATTCCAGAAGATGGCATTCCAGCTGGCACACTCTGGGCTGATGTACCAGAAGACTGGGAATGCCCTGATTGCGGTGTAGCAAAAGCAGATTTTGAAATGGTTCAGGTAAGCTAA
- a CDS encoding alkene reductase — protein MSGKEIMFTPVNLGALHLKNRLVMAPLTRMRAVGGDVPNPLAKTYYAQRASAGLIITEATQISPLGKGYPATPGIYSPEQTAAWKEIVEAVHAKGGAIVAQLWHVGRISHSSLHPEQGAPEAPSAIAAAGQTYGADWKLHDYEMPTAMSLEDIARLLKEFELAAQNAKSAGFDGIEIHSANGYLLDQYLQDKTNQRTDEYGGSIDNRLRLLGQVIEVVSKVFPSDKVGVRLSPYGTFNDMGDSDPVALFTAAIKKLNGYNLAYVHMIEPRSTSAGGGDQVLEDAPITSEMFRAAYQGQFITAGGYDQAMGEKVLEDSLADAVAYGRLYISNPDLAERFQQGAALNPYNRATFYGGEKVGYTDYPTL, from the coding sequence ATGTCAGGCAAAGAAATTATGTTCACCCCGGTAAATCTGGGAGCACTTCATTTAAAAAATCGTTTAGTGATGGCACCGCTCACGCGGATGCGTGCTGTTGGTGGTGATGTTCCTAACCCGTTAGCGAAAACCTATTACGCACAACGTGCGAGTGCCGGACTCATTATTACTGAGGCAACACAGATTTCTCCATTGGGTAAAGGTTACCCAGCGACGCCTGGAATTTATTCGCCCGAGCAAACCGCTGCATGGAAAGAGATTGTTGAGGCAGTTCACGCCAAGGGTGGTGCGATTGTTGCGCAGCTATGGCACGTAGGCCGCATCTCCCATTCTTCCTTGCATCCAGAGCAGGGTGCACCTGAGGCGCCTTCCGCAATTGCTGCGGCTGGTCAAACCTATGGCGCAGACTGGAAGTTGCATGATTATGAGATGCCAACCGCGATGAGTTTGGAAGATATCGCTCGCTTGCTCAAAGAGTTTGAGTTAGCGGCACAAAATGCAAAATCTGCAGGCTTTGATGGTATTGAAATTCACTCGGCTAATGGCTACTTGTTAGATCAGTACTTGCAAGACAAAACCAATCAACGTACGGATGAATATGGCGGTTCGATCGACAATCGTCTGCGCCTATTGGGTCAAGTCATTGAAGTTGTAAGTAAAGTATTCCCGAGCGATAAGGTAGGAGTTCGCCTTTCACCATACGGCACTTTTAACGATATGGGTGATAGCGATCCAGTAGCGTTATTCACTGCTGCAATTAAGAAGCTCAATGGCTATAACTTAGCTTACGTGCACATGATTGAGCCACGTTCAACTAGCGCTGGTGGTGGCGATCAGGTCTTGGAAGATGCCCCGATTACTTCAGAGATGTTCCGTGCCGCTTATCAAGGACAATTTATTACTGCTGGTGGCTATGACCAGGCAATGGGTGAAAAGGTGCTAGAAGATAGCTTGGCTGATGCGGTAGCTTATGGCCGTCTCTATATTTCTAATCCAGATCTAGCAGAGAGATTTCAGCAGGGTGCCGCACTAAATCCATATAACCGCGCTACTTTTTATGGTGGCGAGAAAGTGGGCTACACAGATTACCCAACTCTGTAA
- a CDS encoding NAD(P)/FAD-dependent oxidoreductase → MDQTTPQFQSTIVIIGSGLAGYTVIREIRKLDKAVPITLVTREPGYFYSKPMLSTALASKKEAAQLISTPADGMATQLEMTVLGECDVISINPSAQTIQTSKGEVPYGKLVMALGADQIRLPLQGSAANEVITVNDLEDYARFRNAITGKKKIAILGAGLIGCEFANDLVLGGYEVDVIDLSPQALGRLLPEAAALELQEKLSAAGVHWHLSTTVQAIDRHGDALQVTLANGNTISCDVFLSAVGLKPRIELAKESGMNTGAGIQVNRELETNIKNIFAIGDCAEVDGLVLPYVMPIMQAARALAPTLIGQTTALTYPAMPVMVKTPALATIVSPPAKGAQGKWTTTPVEGGLEARFESNDGKLLGFALMGAATAQRGSLTKELPSILG, encoded by the coding sequence TTGGATCAAACCACCCCTCAATTCCAATCCACAATTGTCATTATTGGCAGTGGATTGGCTGGCTACACCGTCATTCGTGAAATCCGAAAATTGGATAAAGCAGTTCCAATTACGCTGGTAACGCGTGAGCCTGGATATTTTTATTCCAAACCTATGCTTTCTACCGCTCTGGCAAGCAAGAAAGAAGCGGCGCAATTAATCTCTACGCCAGCTGATGGCATGGCAACGCAACTAGAAATGACTGTCTTGGGTGAGTGTGATGTCATCTCAATTAATCCTAGTGCGCAAACCATTCAAACTAGTAAAGGTGAAGTACCTTATGGAAAACTGGTAATGGCTTTGGGTGCCGATCAAATTCGTCTCCCACTTCAAGGGAGCGCTGCGAACGAAGTCATCACAGTAAATGATTTGGAAGACTACGCACGCTTTCGTAATGCAATCACCGGAAAAAAGAAGATTGCCATTCTGGGTGCGGGCCTGATTGGCTGTGAATTCGCCAATGATCTTGTGCTGGGAGGTTATGAGGTAGATGTGATTGACTTATCTCCACAAGCTCTGGGTCGCCTTTTGCCTGAAGCTGCAGCCCTAGAGCTGCAGGAGAAACTCAGTGCGGCTGGCGTGCATTGGCACCTATCTACAACCGTGCAAGCAATTGATCGTCATGGGGACGCTTTGCAGGTCACACTAGCCAATGGCAACACAATCTCTTGCGACGTATTTTTATCGGCCGTTGGTCTAAAGCCCAGAATTGAATTAGCTAAAGAAAGTGGCATGAATACAGGAGCTGGCATTCAGGTAAACCGCGAACTCGAAACCAACATTAAAAACATATTCGCAATTGGAGATTGCGCAGAGGTGGACGGCTTAGTCCTGCCTTACGTGATGCCCATCATGCAAGCAGCGAGAGCATTGGCGCCCACCTTAATTGGACAAACCACTGCTTTGACCTATCCTGCAATGCCTGTGATGGTTAAAACACCCGCATTGGCCACGATTGTTTCGCCCCCTGCTAAGGGTGCGCAAGGCAAATGGACTACAACACCAGTTGAAGGCGGTCTAGAAGCACGCTTTGAGTCTAACGATGGAAAGTTATTGGGCTTTGCACTCATGGGTGCAGCCACGGCACAACGTGGCTCCTTGACTAAAGAGCTGCCGTCGATATTAGGATAA
- a CDS encoding DsbA family protein — MIMPSITLKSTMHLACALATGLFLNAAHSQPSNPTPTTEQIIQSLEKSGALDRAIDRGIERYRQKQINAAQAKQQKEEAQKAAMAKNARPVDANKDFIYGKPDAVISIIEYSDFECPFCKQFGEIPNKVVDSMPDQVNLVWRNFPLSFHDPMATKEAVATVCAAQQSGNAAFWKYADSIFKTTRSNGQGMPSANGVDPLLALAKEQGLNVEKFDICLRSEAVAKQVSDDLEDGLNAGISGTPGVILVNHKTGAFNVLAGAVPEDVLKQEVKNLLKNKK, encoded by the coding sequence ATGATTATGCCCTCAATTACCCTGAAATCCACAATGCATTTGGCGTGCGCACTCGCGACAGGCCTATTTCTCAATGCTGCCCATTCCCAGCCATCCAACCCCACCCCCACTACCGAGCAAATAATTCAAAGCCTTGAAAAATCAGGTGCATTGGATCGCGCTATCGATAGAGGCATTGAACGCTACAGACAAAAACAAATTAATGCCGCCCAAGCCAAACAACAAAAAGAAGAGGCTCAAAAAGCAGCAATGGCAAAAAATGCGCGGCCAGTTGATGCAAATAAAGACTTTATATATGGAAAGCCAGATGCAGTTATCTCCATCATTGAATATTCAGACTTTGAGTGCCCATTTTGCAAACAGTTCGGAGAGATACCAAATAAGGTAGTCGATTCAATGCCTGATCAAGTTAATCTAGTGTGGCGAAATTTTCCACTCTCGTTTCATGACCCGATGGCTACAAAAGAAGCTGTAGCTACCGTTTGCGCTGCTCAGCAAAGTGGCAATGCAGCCTTCTGGAAATACGCTGACAGCATCTTTAAAACTACCCGCTCTAATGGACAAGGCATGCCAAGCGCTAACGGCGTAGATCCTTTGCTAGCATTAGCAAAAGAGCAAGGTTTGAATGTTGAAAAATTTGATATCTGCCTGCGGTCAGAGGCAGTGGCAAAGCAAGTCAGTGATGATTTAGAAGATGGCTTGAATGCGGGCATTAGCGGGACCCCAGGCGTCATCCTTGTTAACCACAAAACAGGCGCCTTTAATGTTTTGGCTGGCGCAGTACCTGAGGATGTTTTAAAGCAAGAAGTTAAAAATCTATTGAAGAATAAAAAATAA
- a CDS encoding hydrogen peroxide-inducible genes activator, whose translation MAYLPSLRQLGYFVALAKELNFTRAAQACFVGQSTLSAGLKELEDALGIHLVERDRQNVSITPIGLEVLERAKLILAASEDLVEYAGATGKPMTATIRLGVIPTIAPFLLPTVLPEIRSRFPELKITLREDLTANLLSRLAEHKLDFALIALPYDVEGLLVQELFDDHFWLVAKEGDPALKGKEVTLPAKMAERLLLLEEGHCLREHSLQACKRTDIRKAEGMEATSLLTLLQMVESGLGIALLPGMAVKSSLLNNSELVAKELASPAPKRVIALVARPSTAHTQEFNALADCIREQFGTA comes from the coding sequence ATGGCCTATTTACCGTCTTTAAGGCAGCTGGGGTATTTCGTTGCATTGGCAAAAGAACTCAATTTCACGCGCGCAGCACAGGCTTGTTTTGTTGGCCAGTCCACTTTAAGTGCCGGCCTGAAGGAGTTGGAGGATGCGCTGGGAATCCATTTGGTGGAGCGTGATCGACAGAATGTATCCATCACTCCAATAGGTTTGGAGGTTCTTGAGCGTGCCAAGCTCATCTTGGCGGCATCTGAGGATTTGGTGGAGTATGCAGGCGCAACCGGCAAGCCCATGACTGCCACAATTCGTTTGGGCGTCATACCCACTATTGCACCATTTCTATTGCCAACAGTGCTTCCGGAAATTCGTAGCCGTTTTCCAGAACTTAAAATCACACTCAGAGAAGATCTCACTGCCAATCTCCTTTCCAGATTAGCTGAGCATAAATTGGATTTTGCTCTGATAGCACTTCCATATGATGTTGAGGGTCTTCTCGTTCAGGAATTATTTGACGACCATTTTTGGTTGGTTGCGAAAGAAGGTGATCCCGCCTTGAAGGGAAAAGAAGTGACCTTACCTGCCAAGATGGCCGAACGCCTCTTGCTACTTGAAGAAGGGCATTGTCTACGAGAGCATAGTTTGCAAGCGTGCAAGCGCACTGACATTCGTAAGGCTGAGGGGATGGAAGCCACTAGCTTGTTGACCTTGTTGCAAATGGTGGAGTCTGGACTTGGCATTGCTTTACTTCCCGGAATGGCGGTTAAAAGTAGTCTATTAAATAACTCTGAGTTAGTGGCAAAAGAGTTGGCCTCACCAGCGCCCAAGAGAGTGATTGCCTTAGTTGCAAGACCTTCTACCGCGCACACTCAAGAATTTAATGCGCTGGCAGATTGCATACGCGAACAATTTGGAACCGCATAA
- a CDS encoding type II and III secretion system protein, which translates to MSKLIPFLKPSHSIAILACLTLLSGCAGTGGRSTQMTQMSSNGTSQKIAPPKQNITHELVKQGLVYLREGDYENAQKVFSAAVKMSPSNSTVHLLNGISYHLQYLNNAGDNKELAETAYGLAASLDSTDTLPLIQLGRLHIDSREYSKASRDFISAYAISPSSQDALFGLLQSSLWQKDFKTALWAGDSLKKLNTTNVDQLRLMTLMYAAVGKTTESNINLDAYAKANSDNPKEIAQLKQQVTYIGTQLSNLKSMDLDIAQNPANLKDPASQQGKMMKVAGGVVVAKGAKGNSSSSAGRSSDSRSGVAGAYSNNQNSDDSSDDGSSGSSGSSGSSSAPGMPTSQPNASAAPVSSGGGGGTYSAVSMSNQQQRWFDCDTKPGLGKAPGGSYGVPVGGTSGDQTLYLEPLPSPCNAKKPPKMASIDAVLIRTVDAQSSQSGINLLTGLTMFAGSQSFRSTGSSGGSSVSGVVQNSVIGIGNATSATINSVSGLVSYSLNIANSTSSNSQVIARPTLTALDRIPSTFYSGAVITAGLNGGGVSGAQITNIPTGVSLSVTPTFVDEESMMLAVKVSRSYVTGTSSNLGGFNASVSQEQHAVTANVKIKYGETLILDGLSSRQVGNNSDGVPVLQDIPIIQYLFSQKSQQLYSENVLVMVTPRKVQSEEEISKAATNTGKDQPQTPKEKSIYRALQLYKQISSESDTNLDSTLLALDRDSSYFRTFASSALNQNLDSWVTEPKINKFFDDAANMIYFTR; encoded by the coding sequence ATGAGTAAGTTGATACCTTTTTTAAAGCCGTCCCACTCCATTGCTATATTGGCTTGCCTGACACTACTTTCGGGTTGTGCTGGCACGGGCGGAAGAAGTACCCAGATGACTCAGATGAGCAGCAATGGAACGAGTCAAAAAATTGCCCCCCCAAAACAAAATATTACTCATGAGTTGGTGAAGCAGGGCCTTGTGTATTTGCGCGAGGGCGATTATGAAAACGCCCAAAAAGTATTTAGTGCGGCTGTAAAGATGAGTCCTAGCAATTCTACAGTCCACCTTTTGAATGGCATTAGCTACCACTTACAGTACTTGAATAATGCGGGTGATAATAAAGAGCTAGCAGAAACTGCCTATGGTCTTGCCGCCTCCTTAGACAGCACAGACACTTTGCCACTAATTCAATTAGGCCGGCTTCATATTGATTCCAGAGAATACTCAAAAGCCAGTAGGGATTTCATTAGCGCTTATGCCATAAGCCCTTCAAGTCAGGATGCGTTGTTTGGTCTCTTGCAATCATCTCTATGGCAAAAGGACTTTAAGACCGCGCTCTGGGCCGGTGATAGTTTGAAAAAGCTCAACACAACGAATGTTGATCAATTGCGATTGATGACTTTAATGTATGCAGCTGTTGGTAAAACCACGGAGTCCAACATCAATTTGGATGCCTACGCAAAAGCAAATTCCGATAACCCAAAGGAGATTGCCCAATTAAAGCAACAAGTTACTTATATAGGTACTCAGTTGAGTAATCTCAAATCCATGGATTTAGATATTGCTCAAAACCCCGCGAATCTTAAGGATCCCGCATCTCAACAGGGCAAGATGATGAAGGTCGCTGGTGGAGTTGTCGTGGCCAAGGGCGCTAAGGGCAATAGCTCTAGTTCAGCGGGCAGAAGCTCCGACTCTAGGAGTGGAGTAGCAGGCGCCTATAGTAACAATCAGAATAGCGACGATTCGAGTGACGATGGGTCTTCGGGTTCTTCGGGTTCATCGGGCTCTTCTAGCGCTCCAGGGATGCCAACTTCTCAGCCTAACGCTTCGGCTGCGCCGGTTAGTAGTGGGGGTGGCGGTGGAACCTATTCTGCGGTTTCAATGTCGAATCAGCAGCAGCGTTGGTTTGATTGTGATACAAAGCCTGGTTTAGGTAAAGCGCCTGGAGGAAGTTACGGTGTTCCAGTAGGCGGGACTTCTGGGGACCAGACGCTCTATTTAGAGCCATTACCTAGCCCTTGTAATGCTAAGAAGCCTCCAAAGATGGCGTCAATTGATGCGGTACTAATTCGAACGGTTGATGCGCAATCCAGTCAGAGTGGGATTAATTTGCTTACCGGCTTAACTATGTTTGCTGGAAGCCAATCCTTTCGTAGTACTGGTTCATCAGGCGGAAGTAGTGTGAGTGGTGTGGTGCAAAATAGTGTCATTGGTATTGGTAACGCAACCAGCGCAACTATTAACAGCGTGAGTGGTCTGGTTAGTTATAGCTTGAATATTGCCAATTCAACCTCAAGTAATTCTCAAGTGATTGCGAGACCTACTTTGACGGCTCTTGACCGTATACCTTCTACCTTCTACTCGGGCGCGGTAATTACAGCCGGCTTAAATGGTGGTGGGGTATCTGGGGCGCAAATTACCAATATTCCAACTGGCGTTAGCTTATCAGTAACCCCTACATTCGTGGACGAAGAATCCATGATGCTAGCTGTTAAAGTATCCCGCTCCTATGTCACCGGTACCAGCTCAAATCTCGGAGGATTTAATGCGAGCGTATCTCAAGAGCAACATGCAGTTACGGCTAATGTAAAAATTAAATATGGGGAAACACTGATTTTAGATGGGCTTTCCTCTCGTCAGGTGGGCAATAATTCCGATGGGGTGCCAGTGCTTCAAGACATTCCAATTATTCAATATTTGTTTAGTCAAAAAAGTCAGCAACTCTATTCGGAGAATGTTTTGGTCATGGTCACTCCAAGAAAAGTACAGTCGGAAGAGGAGATTTCAAAAGCCGCTACCAACACAGGCAAAGATCAACCCCAAACCCCCAAAGAAAAGAGCATTTATAGAGCGTTGCAGCTTTATAAACAAATTTCTTCTGAGTCGGATACGAATCTAGACAGCACTTTACTCGCCCTGGATCGGGACAGTAGTTACTTTAGAACTTTTGCAAGCTCGGCCTTAAATCAAAATCTAGATAGCTGGGTGACTGAGCCAAAAATCAATAAATTCTTTGATGATGCTGCAAATATGATCTACTTCACTAGGTAA